Part of the uncultured Fibrobacter sp. genome, CCTGGTCGTTGCCGTGGTAGCCGCAGTAGCGGGCGCTGTAAATGCCCGGTTCGCCGTTTAGTGCGAATACTTCGAGGCCGGAATCGTCGGCGAGGACGGAGGCTTCGATATGCTTTTCGCAGAGCCAGTTGGCGACGGTGCTGGACTTGATGATGGCGTTCGCTTCGAAAGAATTACCGTCTTCGACGATGTCGCCTTCAAAGCCGATGTCCTTCAGCGTCTTGAATTCCTTGTTTTCGGTTCCGAGAATATGCGCGAAATCCCTGATTTTTCCCGGATTTCCTGTGGCGATTACGAATAAATGCTTCATACAAAAGTGCTTAGTGATTAGTGGTTGGTGGTTAGGATTACAATAAGAACGTTCCCTTTACATCCCTGCTTACTAACCACTGTTTACGGTCTACTAGTAATGTTCCGGTTTCAAGACGATTAAAATGGCGTCGACAACGACTCCTACTCCGCAGAGTCCGCCGGTGCATAGCCAAAGGATTCCTGTCCAGATTTTACCTTCGTAAAAACGGTGCAGGCCGAGATATCCTAGCAAAATGCAAAGCGCAAGCGCTATCCATTTGTTGTGTTCTCCTTGGGCGGGCATAAATTCTCCTAGTTTCGTTGCACCAAATATAGAAAAACGGAGATTGCACTTGCAAAAAAACAAAATTAAATTCAAAATCATATTTTTTTCTTATATTTATGGTATGCGCGCAATCAAAGTGATTTTAGGCTTGATATCGGCTTCGACTCTAGGCGTCGTGGCTGGCTTGATGGGGATCATTCCTTTTTATCCCGTGTCGTGGGGATTTTCCGCTGCCATGGGATTTTTCTCGATCGTCCAGATCATCTATTTTCTAATGATAGACGAGGCAGAAATGGAATGTGCCTTGCGAAAGAAGGAGATGATCGGTTTCTGTTCCTTGTCGACGGTCGTGGCCCTGATTCTTTATTCGATGAATACTGATCTCCCTGCTCCGGATGTTACCATATCCCT contains:
- a CDS encoding TM2 domain-containing protein; its protein translation is MPAQGEHNKWIALALCILLGYLGLHRFYEGKIWTGILWLCTGGLCGVGVVVDAILIVLKPEHY